In a genomic window of Candidatus Methylomirabilis sp.:
- the recO gene encoding DNA repair protein RecO → MPLHTTEAIVIGGHNLGEADRIIPFFTRKLGKVRAVARGARRVRSRYGGTLELFTLGQLVFFESPNRTLHKINEFSVIEPFAELKADLGRLSRGAYLVELAGASIEEGESSEEIFLLLRDALTLLALHDDSRLLRSFEIRLLRIVGYLLELYHCLVCRSVLESIAEPAISPTRGGLVCSRCLSRAPDNLPISLESLGFLRSVLHGRLEQSLASPLSHPHLTSLQEVLRVCIAHFFGKRLRSVAFLSLVE, encoded by the coding sequence ATGCCTTTACACACAACCGAAGCGATTGTGATCGGCGGACATAATCTTGGCGAGGCAGATCGGATTATTCCGTTCTTTACGAGGAAATTAGGGAAGGTCCGGGCGGTTGCCCGTGGGGCAAGGCGGGTTCGCAGCCGATATGGCGGGACCCTTGAGCTGTTCACGCTTGGGCAGCTTGTCTTCTTCGAGTCGCCCAACCGGACCCTCCACAAGATCAACGAGTTCTCTGTTATCGAGCCGTTCGCCGAGCTCAAGGCAGATCTTGGGAGGCTGAGCCGGGGAGCCTACCTCGTGGAATTGGCGGGTGCATCTATCGAGGAGGGGGAGTCAAGCGAGGAGATCTTTCTTTTGCTTCGGGATGCCTTAACGCTGCTTGCCTTGCATGATGACTCGCGACTCCTTAGATCGTTTGAGATCCGCCTCCTCAGAATTGTCGGATACCTTTTGGAGCTCTATCACTGCCTGGTCTGTCGGTCCGTACTGGAGTCCATCGCTGAACCCGCCATCAGCCCGACCCGTGGTGGGCTTGTCTGTTCCAGATGCCTCTCACGAGCGCCAGATAATTTACCTATCTCTCTGGAATCATTGGGATTCCTGCGCTCAGTTCTGCACGGCAGACTGGAGCAGTCGCTTGCTTCGCCTCTTTCCCATCCTCATCTTACCAGCCTTCAAGAGGTTTTGCGGGTGTGCATTGCGCACTTCTTCGGTAAAAGACTTCGGTCTGTTGCCTTCCTAAGCCTCGTCGAATAG
- the era gene encoding GTPase Era, which yields MNSYKSGFVAIIGRPNVGKSTLMNRLLGQKVSIVSPRPQTTRAKILGIKSLPGAQLIFLDTPGIDKSGGYFHRLMVKTATNSLEGTDLVLWMVEAPNPLSQDDKLILEALRSVKSPILLAINKVDLVEKERLLPTIDRFRALLPFAEIVPISATKGDNVALLESLLVQYLPEGQPLYPLDQLTDQPERFIIAELIREKVFRLVYQEIPYAVAVLVEQVREREGRALTDVEATIYVEKDSQKAIIIGRGGAMLKKIGELARPEIEMLLGTQVFLKLWVKVRSDWQKDDEVLKRLGYLQP from the coding sequence ATGAACAGTTATAAATCCGGCTTTGTTGCGATTATTGGACGCCCCAACGTGGGCAAATCGACCCTCATGAACCGCCTGCTCGGACAGAAGGTTTCAATCGTGTCTCCCAGGCCGCAGACGACCAGGGCAAAAATTCTGGGGATCAAGAGCCTGCCTGGGGCGCAATTGATCTTTCTGGATACGCCAGGGATCGACAAGTCGGGTGGCTATTTCCACCGGCTGATGGTGAAGACGGCTACGAACAGCCTGGAGGGGACAGATCTGGTCCTCTGGATGGTAGAAGCCCCTAATCCACTCTCTCAGGACGACAAGCTGATTCTGGAGGCCCTGAGGAGCGTCAAGTCCCCGATCCTTCTCGCCATTAATAAGGTCGATCTCGTTGAGAAAGAAAGGTTGCTGCCCACGATTGATCGCTTCCGGGCACTGCTGCCATTTGCCGAGATTGTTCCCATCTCCGCCACGAAAGGCGACAACGTTGCGCTCCTTGAGTCGCTGCTGGTCCAATACCTCCCGGAGGGACAGCCTTTGTATCCTCTTGATCAGTTGACTGACCAGCCCGAGCGGTTCATTATCGCCGAGCTGATTCGCGAGAAGGTCTTTCGTTTGGTCTACCAGGAGATACCGTATGCGGTTGCCGTTCTGGTGGAGCAGGTGAGGGAGCGGGAAGGGCGGGCGCTCACCGACGTCGAGGCAACTATTTATGTCGAGAAAGATTCGCAAAAAGCGATCATTATCGGGCGCGGGGGGGCCATGCTGAAGAAAATCGGGGAGTTAGCCAGACCGGAGATTGAGATGCTGCTCGGCACCCAGGTATTCTTGAAACTGTGGGTCAAGGTTCGCAGCGACTGGCAGAAGGATGATGAGGTACTCAAGCGGCTTGGCTATTTGCAACCATAA
- the aspS gene encoding aspartate--tRNA ligase, giving the protein MSTSRGHLTRTEYCGLLGPQHMGQPVVLMGWVHRRRDHGGLIFIDLRDREGVVQTVFNPEHHPEAHEVARRMRAEFVVAIRGRVQARPPGTENAALPTGAIEIVVEEAQVLNEAKPPVFAIEEETDVAEEIRLTYRYLDLRRPPLLRNLRLRHKAAQAVHCYLDSHGFVEVETPMLTRSTPEGARDYLVPSRLNPGEFYALPQSPQLFKQLLMVSGMDRYYQIVRCFRDEDLRADRQPEFTQIDMEMSFVDREDVLRVTEGLVAALFEAAGKPLPPRPFPRLTYAEAIDRFGLDAPDTRFGMELTDLTELLRGIDAKVFAEPIARGGVVKGMNVKGCGAFSRTQIDGLVDCAKGFGAKGLAWFKVSADGIQSPLTKFLYPMILERLAERLKGEEGDLLLLVADQAKTAAEALGRLRVKLGRELKLIDESALAVTWVIDFPLLEFDPEQGRWQAMHHPFTAPLDEDLPFFDTDPDKIRAKAYDLVVNGQELGGGSIRIHRRDVQSRMFGALGISEDEARAKFGFLLEALEYGAPPHGGIAFGFDRVIALLAGAGSIRDVIAFPKTQKAVDLMTNAPSPVDSKQLRELKIKLDLD; this is encoded by the coding sequence ATGAGCACAAGCAGAGGACATCTGACGCGGACGGAGTATTGCGGTTTATTGGGCCCGCAGCACATGGGGCAGCCTGTGGTACTGATGGGCTGGGTGCATCGGCGACGCGATCATGGCGGCCTCATTTTTATCGATCTTCGAGATCGCGAAGGGGTGGTCCAGACGGTCTTCAACCCCGAGCATCATCCGGAAGCCCATGAGGTGGCCAGACGGATGCGCGCTGAATTTGTGGTGGCGATTCGCGGCAGAGTCCAGGCGCGCCCGCCGGGGACCGAAAACGCCGCACTTCCCACCGGGGCTATCGAGATCGTGGTGGAGGAGGCGCAGGTCCTGAATGAGGCGAAGCCGCCGGTCTTTGCAATCGAAGAGGAGACAGACGTCGCCGAGGAGATTCGGCTGACGTATCGGTACCTGGACCTCCGCCGCCCGCCGCTGCTGCGCAACCTGCGCCTGCGTCACAAGGCGGCCCAGGCGGTTCACTGCTATCTGGACAGCCACGGCTTTGTTGAGGTAGAGACCCCCATGCTGACTCGGAGCACGCCCGAAGGGGCCAGGGACTATCTGGTTCCGAGTCGGCTGAACCCCGGGGAGTTCTACGCCCTGCCGCAGTCGCCCCAGCTCTTCAAGCAGCTCCTCATGGTCTCGGGCATGGATCGATACTATCAGATCGTCCGGTGCTTTCGGGACGAGGATCTGCGGGCCGACCGACAGCCGGAGTTTACTCAGATCGACATGGAGATGTCGTTTGTGGATCGAGAGGATGTGCTCCGGGTGACGGAAGGGCTGGTGGCGGCACTCTTTGAAGCGGCCGGCAAGCCTTTACCGCCCAGGCCATTTCCACGACTGACGTATGCCGAGGCGATCGACCGATTCGGCCTCGATGCGCCGGACACCCGGTTCGGGATGGAGCTGACCGACCTGACCGAGTTGTTGCGCGGGATCGATGCCAAGGTGTTTGCCGAGCCGATTGCGCGAGGCGGCGTGGTCAAGGGGATGAATGTCAAAGGGTGCGGCGCATTCTCCAGGACGCAGATTGATGGGCTGGTTGACTGCGCCAAGGGGTTTGGGGCCAAGGGGTTGGCCTGGTTCAAGGTGTCTGCGGACGGGATCCAGTCGCCGCTGACCAAGTTCCTCTATCCGATGATCCTTGAACGGCTTGCTGAGCGACTGAAAGGGGAGGAAGGGGATCTCTTGTTGCTGGTCGCCGATCAGGCAAAGACGGCGGCCGAGGCGCTGGGGCGCTTACGGGTTAAATTAGGCCGTGAGTTGAAGTTGATTGATGAGAGCGCGCTGGCTGTCACTTGGGTCATCGACTTCCCCCTCCTTGAATTCGATCCCGAGCAAGGGCGGTGGCAGGCGATGCATCACCCCTTTACGGCGCCGCTGGACGAGGATCTGCCGTTCTTTGACACCGATCCCGATAAGATCCGCGCCAAGGCCTATGACCTGGTTGTGAACGGGCAGGAGTTGGGGGGAGGCAGCATCAGGATCCACCGCCGGGATGTGCAGAGCCGGATGTTCGGCGCTCTCGGAATCAGCGAGGACGAGGCAAGGGCCAAATTTGGGTTTCTCTTAGAAGCGCTTGAGTATGGCGCCCCGCCCCATGGCGGGATCGCCTTCGGCTTCGATCGGGTTATCGCGCTGCTCGCGGGGGCCGGCTCGATCCGGGACGTGATTGCCTTCCCCAAGACCCAAAAGGCGGTGGACCTGATGACGAACGCCCCTTCGCCTGTCGACTCGAAACAGCTCAGGGAGTTGAAGATTAAGCTGGATCTCGACTGA
- a CDS encoding diacylglycerol kinase family protein, translated as MVDSLKPFRCALDGIVDAISTQRHLRIHGVVAGLVALLGVLLGLPYTDLLLLLMAIALVVITELLNTAVELTVDLTSPVFHPIARRAKDIAAGAVLIAALASAAVGIIILAPPLFRAFVASPLSAKSAMLAVIAIGLGASIFTALLPRRFGQDPSSESVPRRR; from the coding sequence GTGGTGGACTCGCTGAAACCGTTTCGCTGTGCGCTCGACGGGATCGTGGATGCGATCTCAACACAACGCCACCTGCGCATTCATGGTGTTGTGGCCGGCCTTGTCGCGCTGCTCGGGGTGCTGCTGGGGTTGCCGTATACTGATCTCCTGCTGCTGCTCATGGCTATTGCGCTTGTGGTCATCACAGAGCTTCTCAATACTGCAGTGGAGTTGACCGTGGACCTCACATCACCCGTTTTTCACCCGATTGCCAGACGGGCAAAGGACATCGCCGCCGGCGCAGTTCTGATCGCTGCGTTGGCCTCGGCTGCTGTCGGCATCATTATCCTTGCGCCTCCCCTGTTTCGCGCCTTCGTCGCAAGTCCATTGTCCGCAAAGTCGGCTATGCTGGCGGTGATTGCCATCGGGCTGGGGGCAAGCATATTCACCGCGCTCTTGCCGCGCCGGTTCGGGCAGGACCCTTCCAGCGAATCAGTTCCCAGGCGAAGATGA
- a CDS encoding HDIG domain-containing metalloprotein — protein MAPDTSSSGIITSMQSPAARRLLHAPRVVSSWFHWATGRLERHPGALYVLCSVAVLTIILLIASSPVLPAGILPLLGICLLVSLLLGSLCLYIWTLQPKSMRQPKSLFLLASVILLTVAITRSFFFFLPSAHQALPHVPASALEYSIPVALGGLLLALLFNSRLAFAGALAISILTSLVAADGFRFFLYSLVSSLAAIFALVGQKDRATLLKAGAAVGLANLYSILAWSLLSGTTEWLGFHLLCGLAGGLFVAILSLGLLPLFEYLFEVATDFRLLELCNLNHPLLKEMILKAPGTYHHSVVVGTLAEAAAEAIGANALLCRVGAYYHDIGKITKPSYFVENQQNVRSRHEKLGPSLSSLVIVSHVKGGIELGRAYGLPQTVLEMIPQHHGTRLILFFYHKAKGTEESDQGEVQEEKFRYPGPKPQTKEAAILMLADAVEAASRTLTERTPGRFQALVAKIVNAIFADGQLRECELTFSELRLIEENFIRILSGIYHRRVEYPGFAFEESAGRRGANGTAGHKSTKEDQARHEISKKGRADYPRHSRGS, from the coding sequence ATGGCGCCCGACACGAGTAGCAGCGGTATCATTACCAGTATGCAGTCGCCGGCTGCGCGCCGGCTGCTCCACGCTCCCCGTGTGGTCTCCTCCTGGTTCCATTGGGCCACCGGGCGCCTCGAGCGCCATCCGGGTGCGCTGTATGTGCTCTGTAGCGTGGCCGTTCTCACGATCATCCTCCTCATCGCATCTTCCCCGGTACTCCCGGCTGGAATCCTTCCACTCCTTGGGATCTGCCTCCTGGTCAGCCTCCTGCTTGGAAGCCTCTGCCTGTACATCTGGACGCTCCAGCCCAAGTCGATGCGACAGCCGAAGAGTCTGTTCCTCCTCGCGTCGGTGATCTTGTTGACGGTGGCTATCACCCGCTCGTTTTTCTTCTTTCTGCCCTCCGCCCACCAGGCGCTCCCTCATGTGCCTGCGAGCGCCCTCGAATACTCGATCCCTGTCGCCTTGGGAGGTCTGCTCCTGGCGCTCCTCTTCAATAGTCGCCTGGCCTTTGCAGGCGCTCTTGCTATCAGCATCCTGACCTCCCTCGTAGCGGCTGACGGGTTCCGCTTCTTCCTGTATAGTCTTGTGAGCAGCCTTGCTGCGATCTTCGCCCTCGTGGGTCAGAAAGATCGAGCTACCCTGCTTAAAGCGGGAGCGGCTGTCGGGCTGGCCAATCTCTACTCAATCCTGGCCTGGTCGTTGCTCTCCGGGACCACAGAGTGGCTTGGTTTTCACCTGCTCTGCGGTCTTGCCGGCGGGTTGTTTGTCGCGATCCTGTCGCTTGGCCTGCTCCCGCTGTTCGAATATCTGTTCGAGGTGGCTACCGATTTTCGATTGCTGGAATTGTGCAACCTGAACCATCCCCTCCTGAAGGAGATGATACTCAAGGCCCCAGGTACCTACCACCACAGTGTTGTGGTGGGTACCCTGGCCGAGGCGGCCGCTGAGGCGATCGGCGCGAATGCTCTGCTGTGCCGGGTGGGCGCGTACTACCACGACATCGGGAAAATCACCAAGCCTTCGTACTTCGTCGAGAATCAGCAGAATGTCCGGAGTCGACATGAAAAGCTGGGCCCGAGCCTCAGCAGCTTGGTGATCGTATCTCATGTGAAGGGTGGCATCGAACTGGGTCGGGCCTACGGCCTTCCCCAGACCGTGCTGGAGATGATCCCGCAGCACCACGGCACCAGGCTCATCCTTTTCTTTTACCACAAGGCCAAGGGTACAGAAGAAAGCGACCAAGGCGAGGTTCAGGAAGAGAAGTTTCGGTATCCGGGGCCGAAACCTCAAACCAAGGAGGCGGCCATTCTGATGCTGGCCGACGCCGTTGAGGCAGCGTCGCGGACCCTCACCGAGCGGACACCCGGGCGGTTCCAGGCGCTGGTTGCGAAGATCGTGAATGCTATTTTCGCGGATGGGCAACTCCGCGAATGCGAGCTGACCTTCAGTGAGCTTCGCCTCATTGAGGAGAACTTCATTCGGATTCTTAGCGGCATCTACCACCGACGGGTAGAGTATCCCGGATTCGCCTTTGAGGAGTCTGCCGGTAGAAGGGGGGCGAATGGCACTGCAGGTCATAAATCGACAAAGGAAGATCAGGCTCGACACGAGATTTCTAAAAAAGGTCGGGCAGACTACCCTCGTCACAGCAGGGGCTCATGA
- the hisS gene encoding histidine--tRNA ligase, whose translation MKLKGVRGAPDLLPQETARWQRVETATRFLLQRYGYAEIRTPVFERTELFVRGIGEGTDIVEKEMYTFIDQGEVNLTLRPEGTAPVARAYLEHQMAAQFPLVKLYYLGPMFRRERPQSGRYRQFHQIGVEAIGSDQPAVDAEVIDLLWALMVEEFRIPDLQLRLNSIGDAACRPTIRDRLRRYMTDRSSALCPDCQGRLTRNPLRIMDCKQPGCQHLVAEAPKPLESLCEACAAHFTEVRGLLDHLKIPYTIDERLVRGLEYYTKTAFEVINPRLGAQNALAGGGRYDGLIEVVGGPSTPAMGFAVGIERVIASLPSAEEEDVLRGIYVATLGREAQRAGMGLLQELRRRGMRGLMNLEARSLKSQMRQANKERVRYCLILGDEELGRGQATLRDMMKADQTSVELVHIVERLMGLEGV comes from the coding sequence ATGAAACTAAAAGGTGTACGGGGGGCGCCAGACCTCTTGCCTCAGGAGACCGCGAGGTGGCAGCGCGTCGAAACGGCTACGCGCTTTCTCTTGCAGCGGTACGGCTACGCGGAAATCCGGACCCCAGTCTTTGAACGGACGGAGCTCTTTGTCCGTGGTATCGGCGAGGGGACCGACATCGTCGAGAAAGAGATGTACACTTTCATCGACCAGGGGGAGGTCAATCTCACGCTTCGGCCCGAAGGGACCGCGCCGGTTGCCCGAGCCTATCTCGAACATCAGATGGCCGCCCAGTTCCCCTTGGTGAAGCTGTATTACCTCGGTCCGATGTTCCGTCGGGAACGGCCACAATCGGGACGATACCGGCAGTTCCACCAGATCGGCGTGGAGGCGATCGGCTCCGACCAGCCGGCGGTGGATGCGGAGGTGATCGACCTCCTCTGGGCGCTCATGGTGGAGGAGTTCCGAATTCCTGATCTGCAACTTCGCCTCAATTCGATCGGTGACGCAGCCTGCCGCCCCACGATCCGAGATCGCCTCCGTCGCTATATGACGGATCGGTCGTCAGCGCTCTGCCCGGATTGCCAGGGGAGGCTCACGCGTAATCCGCTCCGGATCATGGACTGCAAGCAACCGGGCTGCCAGCATCTGGTGGCGGAGGCACCAAAACCACTTGAGAGCCTGTGTGAAGCCTGTGCGGCCCACTTCACTGAGGTCCGAGGTCTGCTGGATCACTTGAAGATCCCCTATACTATCGATGAGCGGCTGGTCCGCGGCCTTGAATACTACACAAAAACGGCTTTCGAGGTGATTAATCCCCGCCTTGGCGCTCAGAATGCCTTGGCCGGTGGCGGGCGCTACGATGGCCTGATCGAGGTAGTGGGCGGGCCCTCAACCCCTGCCATGGGGTTCGCTGTCGGGATAGAACGGGTCATAGCCTCGCTTCCGTCAGCCGAAGAGGAGGACGTGCTGCGTGGGATCTACGTTGCCACGCTAGGGCGAGAGGCGCAGCGAGCCGGGATGGGGCTCCTGCAGGAGCTGCGTCGACGCGGTATGCGGGGCCTGATGAATCTCGAAGCGCGCAGTCTCAAGAGTCAGATGCGTCAGGCCAATAAGGAGCGGGTCCGGTACTGCCTGATCTTGGGTGATGAGGAGCTCGGGCGAGGCCAGGCGACGCTGCGGGATATGATGAAGGCCGACCAGACGTCCGTGGAGCTCGTTCATATCGTCGAGCGTCTGATGGGGCTGGAGGGGGTATGA
- the glpX gene encoding class II fructose-bisphosphatase gives MDRNLALELVRATELAAISSARWMGLGNPSAADQAAIDAMRHAFDNVSFSGSIVIGKGERGTAPTLYVGEVLGQGDAPEVDIALDAVESGAIVANGRPNAISVIAAAEKGSLRQVPEAHMEKIAVGPKAAGAIDITAPAEKNLRAIAEAMNCSVEDLTVVILDRPRHADLVRQVRGIGARIKLIQDGDLSATIAVAFEGTGVDVLMGVGGAREGALAATALQCIGGDMQGRLKPLTEEEAERALRMGIQDLDRVFTISDLTGGGECDIMFAATGVTDGDLLKGVRFFGGGAQTHSLVMRSRSATVRFIESTHRFDRKSVS, from the coding sequence ATGGACCGAAACCTGGCGCTTGAGTTAGTGCGGGCGACCGAGTTAGCCGCCATTTCGTCGGCGCGTTGGATGGGGTTAGGCAATCCGAGCGCGGCTGATCAGGCTGCGATCGACGCCATGCGTCATGCCTTCGATAACGTCAGCTTCAGTGGTTCCATTGTCATCGGGAAGGGTGAGCGCGGTACGGCGCCAACCCTCTATGTCGGAGAGGTCCTTGGCCAAGGCGATGCCCCTGAAGTAGACATCGCGCTTGATGCCGTTGAAAGCGGGGCGATTGTGGCCAATGGCCGTCCCAATGCCATCTCCGTCATCGCCGCCGCTGAGAAGGGGTCGCTGCGCCAGGTGCCGGAAGCCCACATGGAAAAGATCGCCGTCGGGCCCAAGGCGGCCGGGGCGATCGACATCACCGCCCCGGCAGAGAAGAATCTTCGCGCGATTGCTGAAGCGATGAACTGTTCTGTAGAAGATCTCACGGTGGTCATCCTTGACCGACCTCGCCACGCCGATCTGGTGAGGCAGGTCCGCGGGATCGGCGCGCGCATCAAACTCATTCAGGATGGCGACCTGTCCGCCACTATCGCTGTGGCGTTCGAAGGGACGGGCGTCGACGTCCTCATGGGGGTCGGGGGGGCGCGAGAAGGCGCGCTCGCGGCGACTGCGCTTCAGTGCATTGGGGGTGACATGCAAGGTCGCCTGAAGCCGCTGACGGAAGAGGAGGCAGAGCGCGCACTGAGAATGGGAATCCAGGATCTGGACCGGGTATTTACGATCTCCGATCTGACCGGAGGAGGAGAGTGCGACATCATGTTCGCCGCGACCGGGGTGACTGATGGTGATCTTCTGAAGGGGGTCCGCTTCTTCGGCGGAGGAGCCCAGACGCACTCCCTTGTCATGCGCTCCAGGTCCGCGACCGTCCGCTTCATCGAGTCAACTCACCGCTTCGACCGGAAATCGGTCTCATAG
- a CDS encoding DUF167 domain-containing protein: protein MVLVRQEGEAASFCIRLQPKASREAIVGEVDGILRLRVTAPPVDGRANEACLRLLAKALDLPVSRFRITAGQQARVKTIRITEASADLIRTAFCDLLEHPNR, encoded by the coding sequence ATGGTTCTGGTTCGACAGGAGGGCGAGGCCGCCTCGTTCTGTATCCGCCTGCAGCCGAAGGCGTCCCGCGAAGCGATCGTCGGCGAGGTCGATGGTATCCTGAGGCTCCGGGTGACCGCCCCGCCGGTAGATGGACGGGCCAACGAGGCCTGCCTCCGTCTGCTTGCCAAGGCTCTTGACCTGCCGGTCTCCCGCTTTCGAATCACCGCTGGTCAGCAGGCCCGCGTGAAAACCATCCGGATCACCGAAGCCTCCGCCGATCTCATCCGCACTGCTTTCTGTGACCTGCTGGAGCACCCAAACCGCTAA
- a CDS encoding PhoH family protein: MTGEQVRPEQKVSLPIGEEIRQLFGRKDEVRKLIEEALQVKLVARNGFVSIQGEASDVAVGEQVVSELISVLARGERVTPQDVKLALRLFTKKEEEEFKRIQGEVIDVSSKKRPVRPKGPGQRSYIEAIRHHDIVFAIGPAGTGKTYLAMAMAVSALLRHEVSRIILTRPAVEAGEKLGFLPGTLYDKINPYLRPLYDALYDMIELERVTRLIEMGTIEIAPLAFMRGRTLNDSFIVLDEAQNTTSEQMKMFLTRLGFGSKTVITGDITQVDLPTDRRSGLIEVQRILKGIEGIKFAYLGEEDVVRHELVQQIVRAYEMYQTSTPPAEGR; the protein is encoded by the coding sequence ATGACAGGGGAGCAGGTTCGACCGGAACAAAAGGTTTCCCTGCCTATCGGGGAAGAGATCCGGCAACTGTTTGGTCGCAAGGATGAGGTTAGAAAGCTCATCGAAGAGGCATTACAGGTTAAGCTGGTTGCGCGCAATGGCTTTGTGAGCATCCAGGGTGAGGCGTCAGATGTCGCTGTCGGGGAGCAGGTCGTATCAGAGCTGATCTCGGTGCTGGCGCGCGGTGAGCGCGTGACGCCACAAGACGTGAAGCTGGCCCTTCGGCTCTTTACCAAAAAAGAGGAGGAGGAGTTCAAGCGGATCCAGGGTGAGGTGATCGATGTTTCGTCAAAGAAGCGGCCGGTTCGGCCAAAGGGCCCCGGCCAGCGAAGCTACATCGAAGCCATCCGCCATCACGACATCGTCTTCGCCATAGGGCCGGCCGGGACCGGCAAGACCTATCTGGCCATGGCCATGGCCGTGTCAGCCCTCCTGAGGCACGAGGTCAGCCGGATCATCCTGACCAGGCCCGCCGTGGAGGCTGGGGAAAAGTTGGGTTTTCTCCCCGGCACGCTCTACGACAAGATTAACCCATACCTTCGACCCCTGTACGATGCGCTCTACGACATGATCGAGCTGGAGCGTGTCACCCGTCTGATTGAGATGGGCACCATCGAGATTGCTCCGCTGGCCTTCATGCGAGGCCGGACCTTGAACGATTCGTTTATCGTGCTGGACGAGGCTCAGAATACGACCTCAGAGCAGATGAAGATGTTTTTGACGCGCCTTGGCTTCGGTTCAAAGACCGTCATTACGGGGGACATTACCCAGGTCGATCTGCCCACCGACAGACGCTCCGGACTGATCGAGGTGCAGCGTATTCTGAAAGGGATCGAGGGGATCAAGTTCGCTTATCTCGGCGAGGAGGACGTGGTGCGACACGAGTTGGTGCAGCAGATTGTCAGGGCCTACGAAATGTACCAGACCTCCACACCACCAGCCGAGGGGCGATAG
- the ybeY gene encoding rRNA maturation RNase YbeY, with the protein MALQVINRQRKIRLDTRFLKKVGQTTLVTAGAHEAECGLLLVSDRAMTRLNRQYRGIAKSTDVLSFPMREGPLASLSPNLLGDVVISAEMADRQATAAGRSLRDELVALLIHGILHLLGYDHQTPSEAKRMKRLERQFGLPFIETEGG; encoded by the coding sequence ATGGCACTGCAGGTCATAAATCGACAAAGGAAGATCAGGCTCGACACGAGATTTCTAAAAAAGGTCGGGCAGACTACCCTCGTCACAGCAGGGGCTCATGAGGCCGAGTGCGGGCTGTTGCTGGTCAGCGATCGGGCTATGACCCGCCTGAACCGGCAGTATCGAGGGATAGCCAAAAGTACGGACGTCCTCTCATTTCCGATGCGCGAGGGTCCGCTTGCGTCGCTATCGCCGAATCTGCTCGGGGATGTGGTGATCTCAGCCGAAATGGCCGATCGACAGGCCACAGCGGCGGGTCGCTCGCTTCGAGACGAGTTGGTCGCGCTCCTGATCCATGGCATCCTACACCTCCTCGGCTACGACCATCAGACGCCATCAGAGGCGAAGAGGATGAAACGCCTCGAAAGGCAGTTCGGTCTCCCGTTCATCGAGACAGAAGGTGGATGA
- a CDS encoding YggT family protein, which produces RQEIITMPFVAHFVDAFASILNMVLSLYTWLLIIRALISWVNPDPWNPIVQFLARVTDPVLRPIQQMLPMWRLGFDISPIVAILAIQFIQRWLVPSLQEMAWTLR; this is translated from the coding sequence CTAGGCAGGAGATAATCACTATGCCGTTTGTTGCCCACTTCGTCGATGCATTTGCGTCCATCCTGAACATGGTGTTGTCGCTTTATACCTGGCTCCTCATCATCCGGGCGCTGATCTCCTGGGTCAACCCCGACCCCTGGAATCCGATCGTCCAATTTCTCGCTCGCGTTACCGACCCGGTGTTGCGGCCGATTCAGCAAATGCTGCCGATGTGGCGGTTGGGATTCGATATCTCTCCCATCGTCGCCATCCTGGCGATCCAGTTTATCCAGCGATGGCTGGTGCCTTCCCTTCAAGAGATGGCCTGGACCCTTCGCTGA